A part of Oncorhynchus kisutch isolate 150728-3 linkage group LG2, Okis_V2, whole genome shotgun sequence genomic DNA contains:
- the LOC109869512 gene encoding uncharacterized protein LOC109869512 isoform X16, producing the protein MAGSFFGKVIIPLLIYFLAEVTGEQQYGGLGREITLTPKVSGQPEDILWKHNGNKVVEFDRSQNVEYGRYKGRTILDWDSGALTIKGLTDADSGPYELEAVVKGKLQYSQHKVGVIDDVAQPSATCVVDTTTPENMDRTLLCSADLQPLTQFFWRSPEGSESPGPELFIPGGENQDSENQESIYTCVVKNPVSEKSAEFTLKNCYTEEGSSSVLAVVLSILLLLVLVAVLAFLLWYYWRKAEAALRKSEEEKGLVEDIKQGMVKEQVELINKQNADPNRIWQTEPAGRIFSPTKSRGHSLLYRQNDSLSDKQTVTDTEHVQDKPNPGQQDLVTPDPTPAQQDLVTEDPTPAQQDLVTPDPTPAQQDLVTADPTPAQQDLVTEDPTPAQQDLVTADPTPAQQDLVTEDPTPAQQDLVTEDPTPAQQDLVTADPTLAQQDLVTPDPTQAQQDLVTPDPTPAQQDLVTEDPTPAQQDLVTEDPTPAQQDLVTADSTPAQQELVTEDPTPAQQDLVTADPTLAQQDLLTPDPTPAQQDLVTADSTPAQQELVTEDPTPAQQDLVTADPTLAQQDLLTPDTTPAQQDLVTPDPTQAQQDLVTPDPTPAQQDLVTPDHSQAQQDLVTPDHSQAQQDLVTPESKESKLGTPTPEPNQETVPAPGTASGQKYPITTETASGQKYPITTETASGQKYPITTETASGQKYPITAGTASGQKYPITAGTASGQKYPITTETASGQKYPITAGTASGQKYPITTETASGQKYPITTETASGQKYPITTETASGQKYPITTETASGQKYPITAGTAPGHTDSAGTTEAAPGQTESAGTTPKWIPLNAETDKPNQDIGHKKALLELNKPGLKQENELDQESDKPQEEMTNLYTGDGKHESDSGT; encoded by the exons GACCCCCAAGGTCTCAGGTCAGCCTGAGGACATCCTGTGGAAACACAATGGGAACAAGGTGGTGGAGTTTGATAGGAGTCAGAATGTTGAGTATGGCAGGTATAAAGGCAGGACCATCCTGGACTGGGACTCTGGAGCGCTAACTATCAAAGGTCTCACTGATGCAGACAGTGGGCCCTATGAGTTAGAGGCTGTCGTCAAGGGCAAGCTGCAGTACTCTCAACATAAGGTGGGGGTTATTG ATGATGTGGCACAGCCCAGTGCAACCTGTGTGGTTGACACCACAACCCCAGAGAACATGGACAGAACCCTGCTGTGCTCAGCTGACCTCCAGCCCCTGACCCAGTTCTTCTGGAGGAGTCCTGAGGGGTCAGAGAGTCCTGGACCTGAACTGTTCATACCTGGGGGGGAGAACCAGGATTCTGAGAACCAGGAGTCTATCTACACATGTGTGGTGAAAAACCCTGTGAGTGAGAAAAGTGCAGAGTTCACCCTGAAGAACTGCTACACTG AGGAAGGCTCATCCAGTGTCCTGGCTGTGGTCCTGTCCATTCTCCTTCTCCTCGTCTTAGTTGCTGTTCTGGCATTTCTCTTGTGGTACTACTGGAGGAAAG CTGAAGCTGCACTGAGAAAATCTGAAGAAGAGAAAGGACTGGTGGAAGATATAAAACAAG GAATGGTAAAAGAGCAGGTAGAGCTGATAAACAAGCAGAATGCAGATCCAAATAGGATATGGCAAACTGAACCAGCTGGAAGAATTTTCTCTCCAACAAAAAGTAGGGGTCACAGCCTTCtatacagacagaatgacagtctctcagacaaacagacag TGACAGACACAGAGCATGTACAGGACAAGCCCAACCCAGGCCAACAAGACCTAGTCACACCAGACCCCACCCCTGCCCAACAAGACCTAGTCACAGAAGACCCCACCCCTGCCCAACAAGACCTAGTCACACCAGACCCCACCCCTGCCCAACAAGACCTAGTCACAGCAGACCCCACCCCTGCCCAACAAGACCTAGTCACAGAAGACCCCACCCCTGCCCAACAAGACCTAGTCACAGCAGACCCCACCCCTGCCCAACAAGACCTAGTCACAGAAGACCCCACCCCTGCCCAACAAGACCTAGTCACAGAAGACCCCACCCCTGCCCAACAAGACCTAGTCACAGCAGACCCCACCCTTGCCCAACAAGACCTAGTCACACCAGACCCCACCCAGGCCCAACAAGACCTAGTCACACCAGACCCCACCCCTGCCCAACAAGACCTAGTCACAGAAGACCCCACCCCTGCCCAACAAGACCTAGTCACAGAAGACCCCACCCCTGCCCAACAAGACCTAGTCACAGCAGACAGCACCCCTGCCCAACAAGAACTAGTCACAGAAGACCCCACCCCTGCCCAACAAGACCTAGTCACAGCAGACCCCACCCTTGCCCAACAAGACCTACTCACACCAGACCCCACCCCTGCCCAACAAGACCTAGTCACAGCAGACAGCACCCCTGCCCAACAAGAACTAGTCACAGAAGACCCCACCCCTGCCCAACAAGACCTAGTCACAGCAGACCCCACCCTTGCCCAACAAGACCTACTCACACCAGACACCACCCCTGCCCAACAAGACCTAGTCACACCAGACCCCACCCAGGCCCAACAAGACCTAGTCACACCAGACCCCACCCCTGCCCAACAAGACCTAGTCACACCAGACCACTCCCAGGCCCAACAAGACCTAGTCACACCAGACCACTCCCAGGCCCAACAAGACCTAGTCACACCAGAATCCAAAGAATCCAAGCTAGGCACGCCCACACCAGAACCCAACCAGGAAACAGTTCCAGCTCCAGGGACAGCTTCAGGACAAAAATACCCAATCACAACAGAGACAGCTTCAGGCCAAAAATACCCAATCACAACAGAGACAGCTTCAGGACAAAAATACCCAATCACAACAGAGACAGCTTCAGGACAAAAATACCCAATCACAGCAGGGACAGCTTCAGGACAAAAATACCCAATCACAGCAGGGACAGCTTCAGGTCAAAAATACCCAATCACAACAGAGACAGCTTCAGGACAAAAATACCCAATCACAGCAGGGACAGCTTCAGGCCAAAAATACCCAATCACAACAGAGACAGCTTCAGGACAAAAATACCCAATCACAACAGAGACAGCTTCAGGCCAAAAATACCCAATCACAACAGAGACAGCTTCAGGACAAAAATACCCAATCACAACAGAGACAGCTTCTGGACAAAAATACCCAATCACAGCAGGGACAGCTCCAGGCCACACAGACTCAGCAGGCACAACAGAGGCAGCTCCAGGCCAAACAGAATCAGCAGGCACAACACCCAAATGGATTCCACTAAATGCAGAAACAGATAAACCCAACCAGGACATAGGGCACAAGAAGGCCCTGCTAGAGCTGAACAAACCAGGTCTTAAACAGGAGAATGAACTAGACCAAGAATCAGACAAGCCCCAAGAGGAGATGACAAACCTGTACACGGGAGATGGTAAACATGAGAGCGACTCAGGCACTTAA
- the LOC109869512 gene encoding uncharacterized protein LOC109869512 isoform X11: MAGSFFGKVIIPLLIYFLAEVTGEQQYGGLGREITLTPKVSGQPEDILWKHNGNKVVEFDRSQNVEYGRYKGRTILDWDSGALTIKGLTDADSGPYELEAVVKGKLQYSQHKVGVIDDVAQPSATCVVDTTTPENMDRTLLCSADLQPLTQFFWRSPEGSESPGPELFIPGGENQDSENQESIYTCVVKNPVSEKSAEFTLKNCYTEEGSSSVLAVVLSILLLLVLVAVLAFLLWYYWRKGKKPEAALRKSEEEKGLVEDIKQGNKDPEDDHSENTGNITSIPKGMVKEQVELINKQNADPNRIWQTEPAGRIFSPTKMTDTEHVQDKPNPGQQDLVTPDPTPAQQDLVTEDPTPAQQDLVTPDPTPAQQDLVTADPTPAQQDLVTEDPTPAQQDLVTADPTPAQQDLVTEDPTPAQQDLVTEDPTPAQQDLVTADPTLAQQDLVTPDPTQAQQDLVTPDPTPAQQDLVTEDPTPAQQDLVTEDPTPAQQDLVTADSTPAQQELVTEDPTPAQQDLVTADPTLAQQDLLTPDPTPAQQDLVTADSTPAQQELVTEDPTPAQQDLVTADPTLAQQDLLTPDTTPAQQDLVTPDPTQAQQDLVTPDPTPAQQDLVTPDHSQAQQDLVTPDHSQAQQDLVTPESKESKLGTPTPEPNQETVPAPGTASGQKYPITTETASGQKYPITTETASGQKYPITTETASGQKYPITAGTASGQKYPITAGTASGQKYPITTETASGQKYPITAGTASGQKYPITTETASGQKYPITTETASGQKYPITTETASGQKYPITTETASGQKYPITAGTAPGHTDSAGTTEAAPGQTESAGTTPKWIPLNAETDKPNQDIGHKKALLELNKPGLKQENELDQESDKPQEEMTNLYTGDGKHESDSGT; the protein is encoded by the exons GACCCCCAAGGTCTCAGGTCAGCCTGAGGACATCCTGTGGAAACACAATGGGAACAAGGTGGTGGAGTTTGATAGGAGTCAGAATGTTGAGTATGGCAGGTATAAAGGCAGGACCATCCTGGACTGGGACTCTGGAGCGCTAACTATCAAAGGTCTCACTGATGCAGACAGTGGGCCCTATGAGTTAGAGGCTGTCGTCAAGGGCAAGCTGCAGTACTCTCAACATAAGGTGGGGGTTATTG ATGATGTGGCACAGCCCAGTGCAACCTGTGTGGTTGACACCACAACCCCAGAGAACATGGACAGAACCCTGCTGTGCTCAGCTGACCTCCAGCCCCTGACCCAGTTCTTCTGGAGGAGTCCTGAGGGGTCAGAGAGTCCTGGACCTGAACTGTTCATACCTGGGGGGGAGAACCAGGATTCTGAGAACCAGGAGTCTATCTACACATGTGTGGTGAAAAACCCTGTGAGTGAGAAAAGTGCAGAGTTCACCCTGAAGAACTGCTACACTG AGGAAGGCTCATCCAGTGTCCTGGCTGTGGTCCTGTCCATTCTCCTTCTCCTCGTCTTAGTTGCTGTTCTGGCATTTCTCTTGTGGTACTACTGGAGGAAAGGCAAGAAAC CTGAAGCTGCACTGAGAAAATCTGAAGAAGAGAAAGGACTGGTGGAAGATATAAAACAAG GAAACAAAGATCCTGAGGATGACCATTCTGAGAACACTGGAAATATAACTTCTATACCAAAAG GAATGGTAAAAGAGCAGGTAGAGCTGATAAACAAGCAGAATGCAGATCCAAATAGGATATGGCAAACTGAACCAGCTGGAAGAATTTTCTCTCCAACAAAAA TGACAGACACAGAGCATGTACAGGACAAGCCCAACCCAGGCCAACAAGACCTAGTCACACCAGACCCCACCCCTGCCCAACAAGACCTAGTCACAGAAGACCCCACCCCTGCCCAACAAGACCTAGTCACACCAGACCCCACCCCTGCCCAACAAGACCTAGTCACAGCAGACCCCACCCCTGCCCAACAAGACCTAGTCACAGAAGACCCCACCCCTGCCCAACAAGACCTAGTCACAGCAGACCCCACCCCTGCCCAACAAGACCTAGTCACAGAAGACCCCACCCCTGCCCAACAAGACCTAGTCACAGAAGACCCCACCCCTGCCCAACAAGACCTAGTCACAGCAGACCCCACCCTTGCCCAACAAGACCTAGTCACACCAGACCCCACCCAGGCCCAACAAGACCTAGTCACACCAGACCCCACCCCTGCCCAACAAGACCTAGTCACAGAAGACCCCACCCCTGCCCAACAAGACCTAGTCACAGAAGACCCCACCCCTGCCCAACAAGACCTAGTCACAGCAGACAGCACCCCTGCCCAACAAGAACTAGTCACAGAAGACCCCACCCCTGCCCAACAAGACCTAGTCACAGCAGACCCCACCCTTGCCCAACAAGACCTACTCACACCAGACCCCACCCCTGCCCAACAAGACCTAGTCACAGCAGACAGCACCCCTGCCCAACAAGAACTAGTCACAGAAGACCCCACCCCTGCCCAACAAGACCTAGTCACAGCAGACCCCACCCTTGCCCAACAAGACCTACTCACACCAGACACCACCCCTGCCCAACAAGACCTAGTCACACCAGACCCCACCCAGGCCCAACAAGACCTAGTCACACCAGACCCCACCCCTGCCCAACAAGACCTAGTCACACCAGACCACTCCCAGGCCCAACAAGACCTAGTCACACCAGACCACTCCCAGGCCCAACAAGACCTAGTCACACCAGAATCCAAAGAATCCAAGCTAGGCACGCCCACACCAGAACCCAACCAGGAAACAGTTCCAGCTCCAGGGACAGCTTCAGGACAAAAATACCCAATCACAACAGAGACAGCTTCAGGCCAAAAATACCCAATCACAACAGAGACAGCTTCAGGACAAAAATACCCAATCACAACAGAGACAGCTTCAGGACAAAAATACCCAATCACAGCAGGGACAGCTTCAGGACAAAAATACCCAATCACAGCAGGGACAGCTTCAGGTCAAAAATACCCAATCACAACAGAGACAGCTTCAGGACAAAAATACCCAATCACAGCAGGGACAGCTTCAGGCCAAAAATACCCAATCACAACAGAGACAGCTTCAGGACAAAAATACCCAATCACAACAGAGACAGCTTCAGGCCAAAAATACCCAATCACAACAGAGACAGCTTCAGGACAAAAATACCCAATCACAACAGAGACAGCTTCTGGACAAAAATACCCAATCACAGCAGGGACAGCTCCAGGCCACACAGACTCAGCAGGCACAACAGAGGCAGCTCCAGGCCAAACAGAATCAGCAGGCACAACACCCAAATGGATTCCACTAAATGCAGAAACAGATAAACCCAACCAGGACATAGGGCACAAGAAGGCCCTGCTAGAGCTGAACAAACCAGGTCTTAAACAGGAGAATGAACTAGACCAAGAATCAGACAAGCCCCAAGAGGAGATGACAAACCTGTACACGGGAGATGGTAAACATGAGAGCGACTCAGGCACTTAA
- the LOC109869512 gene encoding uncharacterized protein LOC109869512 isoform X5 translates to MAGSFFGKVIIPLLIYFLAEVTGEQQYGGLGREITLTPKVSGQPEDILWKHNGNKVVEFDRSQNVEYGRYKGRTILDWDSGALTIKGLTDADSGPYELEAVVKGKLQYSQHKVGVIDDVAQPSATCVVDTTTPENMDRTLLCSADLQPLTQFFWRSPEGSESPGPELFIPGGENQDSENQESIYTCVVKNPVSEKSAEFTLKNCYTEEGSSSVLAVVLSILLLLVLVAVLAFLLWYYWRKGKKPEAALRKSEEEKGLVEDIKQGNKDPEDDHSENTGNITSIPKGMVKEQVELINKQNADPNRIWQTEPAGRIFSPTKSRGHSLLYRQNDSLSDKQTVTDTEHVQDKPNPGQQDLVTPDPTPAQQDLVTEDPTPAQQDLVTPDPTPAQQDLVTADPTPAQQDLVTEDPTPAQQDLVTADPTPAQQDLVTEDPTPAQQDLVTEDPTPAQQDLVTADPTLAQQDLVTPDPTQAQQDLVTPDPTPAQQDLVTEDPTPAQQDLVTEDPTPAQQDLVTADSTPAQQELVTEDPTPAQQDLVTADPTLAQQDLLTPDPTPAQQDLVTADSTPAQQELVTEDPTPAQQDLVTADPTLAQQDLLTPDTTPAQQDLVTPDPTQAQQDLVTPDPTPAQQDLVTPDHSQAQQDLVTPDHSQAQQDLVTPESKESKLGTPTPEPNQETVPAPGTASGQKYPITTETASGQKYPITTETASGQKYPITTETASGQKYPITAGTASGQKYPITAGTASGQKYPITTETASGQKYPITAGTASGQKYPITTETASGQKYPITTETASGQKYPITTETASGQKYPITTETASGQKYPITAGTAPGHTDSAGTTEAAPGQTESAGTTPKWIPLNAETDKPNQDIGHKKALLELNKPGLKQENELDQESDKPQEEMTNLYTGDGKHESDSGT, encoded by the exons GACCCCCAAGGTCTCAGGTCAGCCTGAGGACATCCTGTGGAAACACAATGGGAACAAGGTGGTGGAGTTTGATAGGAGTCAGAATGTTGAGTATGGCAGGTATAAAGGCAGGACCATCCTGGACTGGGACTCTGGAGCGCTAACTATCAAAGGTCTCACTGATGCAGACAGTGGGCCCTATGAGTTAGAGGCTGTCGTCAAGGGCAAGCTGCAGTACTCTCAACATAAGGTGGGGGTTATTG ATGATGTGGCACAGCCCAGTGCAACCTGTGTGGTTGACACCACAACCCCAGAGAACATGGACAGAACCCTGCTGTGCTCAGCTGACCTCCAGCCCCTGACCCAGTTCTTCTGGAGGAGTCCTGAGGGGTCAGAGAGTCCTGGACCTGAACTGTTCATACCTGGGGGGGAGAACCAGGATTCTGAGAACCAGGAGTCTATCTACACATGTGTGGTGAAAAACCCTGTGAGTGAGAAAAGTGCAGAGTTCACCCTGAAGAACTGCTACACTG AGGAAGGCTCATCCAGTGTCCTGGCTGTGGTCCTGTCCATTCTCCTTCTCCTCGTCTTAGTTGCTGTTCTGGCATTTCTCTTGTGGTACTACTGGAGGAAAGGCAAGAAAC CTGAAGCTGCACTGAGAAAATCTGAAGAAGAGAAAGGACTGGTGGAAGATATAAAACAAG GAAACAAAGATCCTGAGGATGACCATTCTGAGAACACTGGAAATATAACTTCTATACCAAAAG GAATGGTAAAAGAGCAGGTAGAGCTGATAAACAAGCAGAATGCAGATCCAAATAGGATATGGCAAACTGAACCAGCTGGAAGAATTTTCTCTCCAACAAAAAGTAGGGGTCACAGCCTTCtatacagacagaatgacagtctctcagacaaacagacag TGACAGACACAGAGCATGTACAGGACAAGCCCAACCCAGGCCAACAAGACCTAGTCACACCAGACCCCACCCCTGCCCAACAAGACCTAGTCACAGAAGACCCCACCCCTGCCCAACAAGACCTAGTCACACCAGACCCCACCCCTGCCCAACAAGACCTAGTCACAGCAGACCCCACCCCTGCCCAACAAGACCTAGTCACAGAAGACCCCACCCCTGCCCAACAAGACCTAGTCACAGCAGACCCCACCCCTGCCCAACAAGACCTAGTCACAGAAGACCCCACCCCTGCCCAACAAGACCTAGTCACAGAAGACCCCACCCCTGCCCAACAAGACCTAGTCACAGCAGACCCCACCCTTGCCCAACAAGACCTAGTCACACCAGACCCCACCCAGGCCCAACAAGACCTAGTCACACCAGACCCCACCCCTGCCCAACAAGACCTAGTCACAGAAGACCCCACCCCTGCCCAACAAGACCTAGTCACAGAAGACCCCACCCCTGCCCAACAAGACCTAGTCACAGCAGACAGCACCCCTGCCCAACAAGAACTAGTCACAGAAGACCCCACCCCTGCCCAACAAGACCTAGTCACAGCAGACCCCACCCTTGCCCAACAAGACCTACTCACACCAGACCCCACCCCTGCCCAACAAGACCTAGTCACAGCAGACAGCACCCCTGCCCAACAAGAACTAGTCACAGAAGACCCCACCCCTGCCCAACAAGACCTAGTCACAGCAGACCCCACCCTTGCCCAACAAGACCTACTCACACCAGACACCACCCCTGCCCAACAAGACCTAGTCACACCAGACCCCACCCAGGCCCAACAAGACCTAGTCACACCAGACCCCACCCCTGCCCAACAAGACCTAGTCACACCAGACCACTCCCAGGCCCAACAAGACCTAGTCACACCAGACCACTCCCAGGCCCAACAAGACCTAGTCACACCAGAATCCAAAGAATCCAAGCTAGGCACGCCCACACCAGAACCCAACCAGGAAACAGTTCCAGCTCCAGGGACAGCTTCAGGACAAAAATACCCAATCACAACAGAGACAGCTTCAGGCCAAAAATACCCAATCACAACAGAGACAGCTTCAGGACAAAAATACCCAATCACAACAGAGACAGCTTCAGGACAAAAATACCCAATCACAGCAGGGACAGCTTCAGGACAAAAATACCCAATCACAGCAGGGACAGCTTCAGGTCAAAAATACCCAATCACAACAGAGACAGCTTCAGGACAAAAATACCCAATCACAGCAGGGACAGCTTCAGGCCAAAAATACCCAATCACAACAGAGACAGCTTCAGGACAAAAATACCCAATCACAACAGAGACAGCTTCAGGCCAAAAATACCCAATCACAACAGAGACAGCTTCAGGACAAAAATACCCAATCACAACAGAGACAGCTTCTGGACAAAAATACCCAATCACAGCAGGGACAGCTCCAGGCCACACAGACTCAGCAGGCACAACAGAGGCAGCTCCAGGCCAAACAGAATCAGCAGGCACAACACCCAAATGGATTCCACTAAATGCAGAAACAGATAAACCCAACCAGGACATAGGGCACAAGAAGGCCCTGCTAGAGCTGAACAAACCAGGTCTTAAACAGGAGAATGAACTAGACCAAGAATCAGACAAGCCCCAAGAGGAGATGACAAACCTGTACACGGGAGATGGTAAACATGAGAGCGACTCAGGCACTTAA
- the LOC109869512 gene encoding uncharacterized protein LOC109869512 isoform X8, with amino-acid sequence MAGSFFGKVIIPLLIYFLAEVTGEQQYGGLGREITLTPKVSGQPEDILWKHNGNKVVEFDRSQNVEYGRYKGRTILDWDSGALTIKGLTDADSGPYELEAVVKGKLQYSQHKVGVIDDVAQPSATCVVDTTTPENMDRTLLCSADLQPLTQFFWRSPEGSESPGPELFIPGGENQDSENQESIYTCVVKNPVSEKSAEFTLKNCYTEEGSSSVLAVVLSILLLLVLVAVLAFLLWYYWRKAEAALRKSEEEKGLVEDIKQGNKDPEDDHSENTGNITSIPKGMVKEQVELINKQNADPNRIWQTEPAGRIFSPTKSRGHSLLYRQNDSLSDKQTVTDTEHVQDKPNPGQQDLVTPDPTPAQQDLVTEDPTPAQQDLVTPDPTPAQQDLVTADPTPAQQDLVTEDPTPAQQDLVTADPTPAQQDLVTEDPTPAQQDLVTEDPTPAQQDLVTADPTLAQQDLVTPDPTQAQQDLVTPDPTPAQQDLVTEDPTPAQQDLVTEDPTPAQQDLVTADSTPAQQELVTEDPTPAQQDLVTADPTLAQQDLLTPDPTPAQQDLVTADSTPAQQELVTEDPTPAQQDLVTADPTLAQQDLLTPDTTPAQQDLVTPDPTQAQQDLVTPDPTPAQQDLVTPDHSQAQQDLVTPDHSQAQQDLVTPESKESKLGTPTPEPNQETVPAPGTASGQKYPITTETASGQKYPITTETASGQKYPITTETASGQKYPITAGTASGQKYPITAGTASGQKYPITTETASGQKYPITAGTASGQKYPITTETASGQKYPITTETASGQKYPITTETASGQKYPITTETASGQKYPITAGTAPGHTDSAGTTEAAPGQTESAGTTPKWIPLNAETDKPNQDIGHKKALLELNKPGLKQENELDQESDKPQEEMTNLYTGDGKHESDSGT; translated from the exons GACCCCCAAGGTCTCAGGTCAGCCTGAGGACATCCTGTGGAAACACAATGGGAACAAGGTGGTGGAGTTTGATAGGAGTCAGAATGTTGAGTATGGCAGGTATAAAGGCAGGACCATCCTGGACTGGGACTCTGGAGCGCTAACTATCAAAGGTCTCACTGATGCAGACAGTGGGCCCTATGAGTTAGAGGCTGTCGTCAAGGGCAAGCTGCAGTACTCTCAACATAAGGTGGGGGTTATTG ATGATGTGGCACAGCCCAGTGCAACCTGTGTGGTTGACACCACAACCCCAGAGAACATGGACAGAACCCTGCTGTGCTCAGCTGACCTCCAGCCCCTGACCCAGTTCTTCTGGAGGAGTCCTGAGGGGTCAGAGAGTCCTGGACCTGAACTGTTCATACCTGGGGGGGAGAACCAGGATTCTGAGAACCAGGAGTCTATCTACACATGTGTGGTGAAAAACCCTGTGAGTGAGAAAAGTGCAGAGTTCACCCTGAAGAACTGCTACACTG AGGAAGGCTCATCCAGTGTCCTGGCTGTGGTCCTGTCCATTCTCCTTCTCCTCGTCTTAGTTGCTGTTCTGGCATTTCTCTTGTGGTACTACTGGAGGAAAG CTGAAGCTGCACTGAGAAAATCTGAAGAAGAGAAAGGACTGGTGGAAGATATAAAACAAG GAAACAAAGATCCTGAGGATGACCATTCTGAGAACACTGGAAATATAACTTCTATACCAAAAG GAATGGTAAAAGAGCAGGTAGAGCTGATAAACAAGCAGAATGCAGATCCAAATAGGATATGGCAAACTGAACCAGCTGGAAGAATTTTCTCTCCAACAAAAAGTAGGGGTCACAGCCTTCtatacagacagaatgacagtctctcagacaaacagacag TGACAGACACAGAGCATGTACAGGACAAGCCCAACCCAGGCCAACAAGACCTAGTCACACCAGACCCCACCCCTGCCCAACAAGACCTAGTCACAGAAGACCCCACCCCTGCCCAACAAGACCTAGTCACACCAGACCCCACCCCTGCCCAACAAGACCTAGTCACAGCAGACCCCACCCCTGCCCAACAAGACCTAGTCACAGAAGACCCCACCCCTGCCCAACAAGACCTAGTCACAGCAGACCCCACCCCTGCCCAACAAGACCTAGTCACAGAAGACCCCACCCCTGCCCAACAAGACCTAGTCACAGAAGACCCCACCCCTGCCCAACAAGACCTAGTCACAGCAGACCCCACCCTTGCCCAACAAGACCTAGTCACACCAGACCCCACCCAGGCCCAACAAGACCTAGTCACACCAGACCCCACCCCTGCCCAACAAGACCTAGTCACAGAAGACCCCACCCCTGCCCAACAAGACCTAGTCACAGAAGACCCCACCCCTGCCCAACAAGACCTAGTCACAGCAGACAGCACCCCTGCCCAACAAGAACTAGTCACAGAAGACCCCACCCCTGCCCAACAAGACCTAGTCACAGCAGACCCCACCCTTGCCCAACAAGACCTACTCACACCAGACCCCACCCCTGCCCAACAAGACCTAGTCACAGCAGACAGCACCCCTGCCCAACAAGAACTAGTCACAGAAGACCCCACCCCTGCCCAACAAGACCTAGTCACAGCAGACCCCACCCTTGCCCAACAAGACCTACTCACACCAGACACCACCCCTGCCCAACAAGACCTAGTCACACCAGACCCCACCCAGGCCCAACAAGACCTAGTCACACCAGACCCCACCCCTGCCCAACAAGACCTAGTCACACCAGACCACTCCCAGGCCCAACAAGACCTAGTCACACCAGACCACTCCCAGGCCCAACAAGACCTAGTCACACCAGAATCCAAAGAATCCAAGCTAGGCACGCCCACACCAGAACCCAACCAGGAAACAGTTCCAGCTCCAGGGACAGCTTCAGGACAAAAATACCCAATCACAACAGAGACAGCTTCAGGCCAAAAATACCCAATCACAACAGAGACAGCTTCAGGACAAAAATACCCAATCACAACAGAGACAGCTTCAGGACAAAAATACCCAATCACAGCAGGGACAGCTTCAGGACAAAAATACCCAATCACAGCAGGGACAGCTTCAGGTCAAAAATACCCAATCACAACAGAGACAGCTTCAGGACAAAAATACCCAATCACAGCAGGGACAGCTTCAGGCCAAAAATACCCAATCACAACAGAGACAGCTTCAGGACAAAAATACCCAATCACAACAGAGACAGCTTCAGGCCAAAAATACCCAATCACAACAGAGACAGCTTCAGGACAAAAATACCCAATCACAACAGAGACAGCTTCTGGACAAAAATACCCAATCACAGCAGGGACAGCTCCAGGCCACACAGACTCAGCAGGCACAACAGAGGCAGCTCCAGGCCAAACAGAATCAGCAGGCACAACACCCAAATGGATTCCACTAAATGCAGAAACAGATAAACCCAACCAGGACATAGGGCACAAGAAGGCCCTGCTAGAGCTGAACAAACCAGGTCTTAAACAGGAGAATGAACTAGACCAAGAATCAGACAAGCCCCAAGAGGAGATGACAAACCTGTACACGGGAGATGGTAAACATGAGAGCGACTCAGGCACTTAA